Proteins co-encoded in one Pseudophryne corroboree isolate aPseCor3 chromosome 1, aPseCor3.hap2, whole genome shotgun sequence genomic window:
- the CCNG2 gene encoding cyclin-G2 has product MGNTSNEAFILLKQLNVHLEQEYKYQPREKGLVLIEATAENDNTICQRSRNAKVEDLWSLTNFFGLGMETFVLAVNILDRFLAIMKVKPKHLSCIGVCCFQLAACVVEEDCNIPSVHDVIRISQCKCTVSDVKRMEKIISEKLHFEFKATTALTFLHLYHTIVRCHSERKEVLNLDKLEAQLKACNCRLIFSKAKPSVLALCLLTLEVETLKSLELFEIALRVQKYSKVNDTDMLYWRELVSKCLADYSSPECCKPDHKKLVWIVSRRTAQNLHNSYYSVPELPTIPEYGYMSESEDWCEDMSSGEDSLSSSPPSDLEASFFFDDYKPKLKCRNSHLYPL; this is encoded by the exons ATGGGAAACACCAGCAACGAGGCCTTCATCCTCCTAAAGCAGCTGAACGTGCACCTGGAGCAGGAGTACAAGTACCAGCCCCGGGAGAAGGGCCTGGTCCTCATAGAGGCTACTGCAGAG AATGACAATACAATCTGTCAAAGATCCAGAAATGCAAAAGTGGAAGACTTATGGAGTTTAACAAACTTTTTTGGTTTGGGTATGGAGACCTTTGTCTTGGCTGTAAACATTTTGGACAGATTTTTGGCTATTATGAAG GTGAAGCCAAAGCACTTGTCCTGTATTGGTGTTTGCTGCTTTCAGCTGGCAGCATGCGTTGTAGAAGAGGACTGTAACATCCCATCCGTCCATGATGTTATCCGAATCAGCCAATGTAAATGCACTGTGTCCGATGTTAAACGTATGGAGAAAATCATTTCAGAAAAACTGCACTTTGAATTCAAAGCTAccactgccttaaccttcttgcacTTGTACCATACAATAGTACGGTGCCACTCTGAGAG GAAAGAAGTATTAAACCTCGACAAACTAGAAGCTCAGCTGAAAGCTTGCAACTGCCGGCTCATATTTTCCAAAGCAAAA CCCTCAGTGTTAGCCTTGTGCCTTCTTACCCTTGAAGTAGAAACCTTGAAGTCTCTGGAACTATTTGAGATTGCCCTTCGTGTACAAAAATATTCAAAG GTTAATGACACAGACATGCTCTACTGGAGGGAGTTGGTATCAAAATGTCTAGCAGATTATTCCTCTCCTGAATGCTGCAAACCTGACCACAAGAAGCTAGTATGGATTGTGTCCAGACGCACCGCACAGAACCTGCATAATAGTTACTACAGTGTTCCAGAGCTACCAACTATTCCAGAGTACGGCTATATGAGTGAGAG TGAGGACTGGTGTGAAGATATGAGCAGTGGAGAAGACAGTCTGAGCAGCTCTCCTCCAAGTGACCTTGAGGCTTCTTTCTTTTTTGATGATTACAAGCCAAAACTGAAGTGTCGTAATAGTCACCTTTATCCTTTGTAA